One window of the Vigna radiata var. radiata cultivar VC1973A chromosome 1, Vradiata_ver6, whole genome shotgun sequence genome contains the following:
- the LOC106772181 gene encoding calcium-binding mitochondrial carrier protein SCaMC-1-like: protein MGANRRKSEEPEVTMDHVLLASGESAPQREARIRSLFGFFDAQGRGYLDHALIERGLAAMGMPSESNYARDLLGACGADKDGRVEYGEFKRYMEEKEVELYRIFQGIDVEHSGCISPEELWHALVRAGIQIDDVELARFVERVDKDHNGVITFGEWRDFLLLYPHEATIENIYHYLERVCLVDIGEQTVIPAGISKHIHASSYLIAGGVAGAASRTITAPLDRLKVVLQVQTTRAHIMPAVKHIWKDGGFLGFFRGNGLNVLKVAPESAIRFYTYEMLKGFIVNAKGEGTKADIGTMGRLLAGGTAGAIAQTAIYPLDLVKTRIQTHPCEGGKVPSLGSLAKDIWVKEGPRAFYKGLVPSILGIIPYAGIDLAAYESLKDMSKKYILHDEDPGPLVQLGCGTVSGALGATCVYPLQVVRTRMQAQRAYMGMADVFRRTFKHEGLRGFYKGLFPNLLKVIPAASITYLVYEHMKKGLDLE from the exons ATGGGTGCGAACCGAAGAAAGAGCGAGGAACCGGAGGTGACGATGGATCACGTCTTGTTAGCGTCAGGTGAAAGCGCGCCTCAGAGAGAGGCGCGGATTCGCTCGCTCTTTGGGTTCTTCGACGCGCAGGGGCGCGGGTACTTGGACCACGCGCTGATCGAGAGGGGCCTTGCCGCTATGGGAATGCCCTCTGAGAGCAACTACGCGCGGGACTTGCTTGGCGCGTGCGGTGCAGACAAGGATGGGCGAGTGGAGTACGGAGAGTTCAAGAGGTACATGGAGGAGAAAGAGGTGGAACTGTATCGGATATTTCAGGGGATCGATGTGGAGCACAGTGGGTGTATTTCGCCTGAGGAGCTCTGGCACGCGCTTGTGAGAGCAG GGATTCAGATTGATGATGTGGAACTTGCTCGATTTGTTGAGCGTGTTGACAAGGATCATAATGGGGTTATAACATTTGGAGAATGGAGGGATTTTCTGCTGCTTTACCCTCATGAAGCAACCATTGAGAACATTTATCATTATTTGGAGCGTGTATGCCTAGTTGATATTGGGGAACAAACTGTTATTCCAGCAGGTATTAGCAAACACATCCATGCAAGTAGCTATCTGATTGCAGGAGGTGTAGCAGGTGCTGCATCACGTACAATAACTGCACCCCTTGATCGTTTGAAGGTTGTATTGCAAGTGCAAACAACACGAGCTCATATAATGCctgcagtaaaacatatatgGAAAGACGGTGGTTTCTTAGGATTTTTTCGAGGCAATGGCTTAAATGTTCTTAAGGTGGCCCCTGAGAGTGCTATTAGATTTTACACCTATGAGATGCTAAAGGGCTTCATTGTGAATGCTAAAGGAGAAGGGACAAAGGCTGATATTGGTACTATGGGACGGCTTCTAGCTGGTGGTACGGCTGGTGCTATAGCTCAAACTGCAATATATCCTTTGGATCTTGTTAAAACACGAATACAAACTCATCCTTGTGAAGGTGGAAAAGTTCCCAGTCTTGGAAGCCTCGCAAAAGATATATGGGTTAAGGAAGGACCCCGGGCATTTTATAAGGGTTTGGTTCCTTCTATTCTGGGGATTATCCCTTATGCTGGCATAGATCTTGCTGCATATGAATCGTTGAAAGACATGTCCAAGAAATATATTCTTCATGATGAAG ACCCTGGTCCTCTTGTACAATTAGGATGTGGGACGGTATCAGGTGCCCTTGGAGCAACCTGTGTTTACCCATTGCAAGTTGTTAGAACAAG AATGCAAGCTCAACGTGCTTATATGGGGATGGCAGATGTATTCAGGAGAACTTTTAAGCATGAAGGTTTAAGGGGATTCTACAAAGGATTATTTCCTAACCTGCTCAAAGTTATTCCAGCTGCTAGTATTACTTATTTGGTCTATGAGCATATGAAAAAAGGCTTGGATTTGGAGTGA
- the LOC106774568 gene encoding uncharacterized protein LOC106774568: MAGIAIVLDLWRKNQNSSFGLQSSQAFQSSGSFFSASAAATAAAASVAAGTGFASRALFGSSVAYCDAGAALSEDYSSSIQSSFKKNYQYDALRYSTKQYNVELKPLFSAFELRTFAMTSIRSFLMFYLPLLEPRAEMEDDEDFLEEDQEQPVDLVVPLKKSVKQIIRESTVVTTRRILERIAVHYVSQRMAWKLLKDIPRSATRKAGRNMPTVVYFYCVSRTTFRGHMLGVAASWLVQVGIDLYRFFSSAFKVQREDNDVDKTNEVGVLGQKIFITTVRCTSSLIFASIGAGIGATLVRPSLGQWIGCAAGDLAGPIIVAFCADQLFQVKL; this comes from the exons ATGGCAGGCATAGCTATAGTTCTAGATCTGTGGAGGAAAAACCAAAACTCGAGCTTCGGATTGCAGTCTTCTCAAGCCTTTCAGTCTTCTGGTTCCTTTTTCTCCGCGTCTGCCGCTGCTACTGCTGCTGCAGCGTCTGTTGCTGCGGGGACTGGTTTTGCCTCAAGGGCTTTGTTTGG gtcTTCAGTTGCATATTGTGATGCTGGTGCAGCATTATCTGAAGACTACAGTTCTAGTATACaaagttcttttaaaaagaattacCAATATGATGCACTAAGATATAGTACCAAGCAGTATAATGTGGAACTTAAACCTCTCTTTTCTGCTTTTGAATTGAGGACATTTGCAATGACTTCCATAAGGTCGTTCTTGATGTTCTATTTACCTCTTTTGGAGCCCCGTGCGGAAATGGAAGATGACGAGGATTTCTTGGAGGAGGATCAAGAGCAGCCTGTTGATCTGGTTGTTCCCTTAAAAAAATCAGTGAAGCAAATCATACGTGAG TCAACCGTTGTGACCACTAGAAGGATCTTAGAAAGAATTGCTGTTCATTATGTTTCACAAAGAATGGCATGGAAGCTTCTTAAAG ATATCCCTAGATCAGCAACTCGCAAGGCTGGAAGGAACATGCCCACTGTGGTTTACTTCTATTGTGTGAGCAGAACAACATTCAGAG GACACATGCTTGGAGTTGCAGCATCATGGCTTGTCCAAGTTGGCATTGATTTATATAGATTCTTTTCATCGGCATTCAAGGTGCAGAGAGAGgataatgatgttgataaaaCTAATGAAGTTGGAGTTCTTGGACAGAAGATTTTCATCACTACAGTTAGATGTActtcatctttaatttttgcttCCATAGGAGCAGGAATCGGTGCAACCCTTGTTCGTCCATCGCTGGGTCAATGGATTG gATGTGCTGCTGGTGATTTGGCTGGCCCTATTATTGTAGCATTTTGTGCTGACCAATTATTTCAAGTGAAACTTTGA